From the Callithrix jacchus isolate 240 chromosome 22, calJac240_pri, whole genome shotgun sequence genome, the window CATGCTGGGAATGCCCCCCAGCTTCCCTTGCTGTGTCCACAGACCCCTTGGACAGGCCGCTGGTTGGCCAGGATGAGTTTTTCCTGGAGCAGACCAAGAAGAAGGGAGTGAAGGTGAGACGTGTGGGAAGGGCGTCCTTGGGGACGGGAGGGCGAGGAGGGCCAGGGGCTGCTCTGGGTTCCGACAGTGGAGTCTCAGTCTCGGAACCCTTCCATCCCAGTGGCTGGGAAGCCCGTACTGGAGCCAGATGGCTGGGATTCCTGTCCCAGCTCCAGTGCCGGCTGATTCTGGGAAGGTGGTCTAACTTCTCTGTGCCCTGTATCTTCCTCTTAAAATGCAGAcgagggctgggtgcggtggctcacgcctgtaataccagcactttgggaggccgaggcaggtggatgacctgcggtcaggagtttgagaccagcctggccaacatggtgaaaccctgtctctactaaaaatgcaaaaaaatagctggatgtggtgcctgcaatcccagccactagggaggctgaggcaggagaatgacttgaatctgggaggtggaagttgcagtgagccaagatcgcacaattgcactccagcctgggcaacaagattgaggcttcgtctcaaaagaaacaaaaagtaaaaaagataaaacGAAATAAATAGTACTTAGATCATGGGCCTGTTGGGAGAGTTTAAAGAGGTAGTGCCTGAGAAGGAGGAGCGGGCGAGCGGGGGTGACGTCTGTGAGGAGGAGGAGCGGGTGAGTGGGGGAGGAGTCTGTGAGGAGGAGGAGCGGGTAAGTGGGGAGGAGTCTGAGGAGAAGGAGTGGGTGAGTGAGGGAGGAGTCTGAGGAGGAGGAACGGGTGAGTGGGGGAGGAGTCCGAGGAGGAGCGGGTGAGTGAGGGAGGAGTCTGAGGAGAAGGAATGGGTGAGTGGGGGAGGAGTCTGAGGAGGAGGAACGGGTGAGTGGGGGAGGAGTCCGAGGAGGAGCGGGTGAGTGAGGGAGGAGTCTGAGGAGGAGGAGCGGGTGAGTGGGGGAGGAGTCCGAGGAGGAGCGGGTGAGTGAGGGAGGAGTCTGAGGAGGAGGAGCGGGTGAGTGGGGGAGGAGTCCGAGGAGGAGTGGGTGAGTGAGGGAGGAGTCTGAGGAGGAGCGGGTGAGTGAGGGAGGAGTCTGAGGAGGAGCGGGTGAGTGAGGGAGGAGTCTGAGGAGGAGCGGGTGAGTGAGGGAGGAATCTGAGGAGGAGCGGGTGAGTGAGGGAGGAGtctgaggaggaggagtgggTGAGTGGGGGAGGAGTCCGAGGAGGAGTGGGTGAGTGAGGGAGGAGTCTGAGGAGGAGGAGCGGGTGAGTGAGGGAGGAGTCTGAGGAGGAGGAGCGGGTGAGTGAGGGAGGAGTCTGAGGAGGAGGAGCGGGTGAGTGAGGGAGGAGTCTGAGGAGGAGGAGCGGGTGAGTGAGGGAGGAGTCTGAGGAGGAGGAGCGGGTGAGTGAGGGAGGAGTCTGAGGAGGAGGAGCGGGTGAGTGAGGGAGGAGTCTGAGGAGGAGTGGGTGAGTGGGGAGGAGtcagaggaggaggagtgggTGAGTGAGGGAGGAGTCTGAGGAGGAGTGGGTGAGTGGGGAGGAGTCTGAGGAGGAGGAGCGGGTGAATGGTGGCAGGGTCTTGGGTTTGAGTTTGGATTTGCAGTCTCCTTCTGTCTTGAGCTGCTGCAGCCTGGGTGTTACAGCCCAAGTGCTTAGAGCCTGGGGACCTTCTGAGCTCGTGTGGCCCCACCCTGCCGGCCTTGTCTTCGCAGCGGCCACCGCGCCTGCACACCAAGCCGTCCCGGGTCCCTGCTGTGGAGGTGGTGCCTGCCGGAGCGTCCTACAACCCGTCCTTTGAAGACCACCAGGTACATGCTACCCGGCCTCTCGGCCACGCCTTCGCCAGCTCCCTCTCTGTGCTGGGTCGTGCTGGGAACTTCAGAGGGACCAAGACAGTCTGGGCCTATCCTCAAGGGGCTCACCGTCCAGTGCAGGAGACAGACCTGTTCCCACACAGTGATCACCAGAGTGGCTGTGAGCTCAGAAGGGGCACCTGGCCCAGCCTGAGGGGTCAGGAAGAGCTCCCTGGAGGAGGGGACGCCTGAGCTGAGGCAGTGGCTGAGGAGCGGTTTGCAGTGGGAGGAGGGCAGTGGGTTTTCCAGGTGGTGGGAACAGTATGTGCAAAGGCACGGAGGTGAGTGAGGCCGTGGCGCCCTCCAGGAGGTCTGTGTGACAGAAATGCAAAAGGCTGTGGTGACAGGGTGGCCAACTGGCAACCAGGTGACGGTTATTCAAGGTCGAGGCCGGCTCAGCGATGGGGAAGCCTGGCTCAGCCGCTGTGCATTTAGCAGGCGTGTGTTGGCACAGTGCTGTGGACAGAGGGGACAAAAACCCctctcttggctgggcacggtggctcacgcctggaatcccagcactttgggaagctgaggtgggcggatcatttgaggtcaggagtttgagaccagcctgaccaacatggtgaaaaactccatctctactaaaaatacaaaaaagaatttggtgggtgtggtggcaggcgcctgtagtcccagctactcaggaggctgaggcgggagaatcgcttgaacccgggaggtggaggttgcggtgagctgagatcgcgccactgcactccagcctgggtgatggtttgagactgactcaaaaaacaacaaaaaaagaaactatgaacaTACAGGCCAGACCTTCTTCACAGATGCGCAGAGCAGGTGTGAGGGCGAGGGTTTGAGGTGCCATCCGGCTCTGCAGGGTGGGTGTGCTGGTAGACCCCTGGGGGAGCCTAGCCAGGGCAGCATCTGTGGTCAGTGGGTGAGGGACAGATGGGAGGTAAGAGGGTCTAGTCTCAAGAGTCCCAGGAGAGGTCCAGGGACTGGTCCTCACTTCCTGCCTCCCGTCCCTCGCAGACCCTGCTCTCAGCGGCCCACGAGGTGGAGTTGCAGCGGCAGAAGGAGGCGGAGAAGCTGGAGCGGCAGCTGGCCCTGCCCGCCGCGGAGCAGGCTGCCACCCAGGTGAGCCCCGCACCTGCCTgctccctccctgggcctcccaCCTGCCCCTGACACTGCTCCCTTCTTCCCGCCTCCCAGGAGTCCACATTCCAAGAGCTGTGTGAGGGGCTGCTGGAGGAGTCGGATGGTGAGGGGGAGccgggccagggccagggccagggcaagGAGCCGGAGGCTGGGGATGCTGATGTGTGTCCCACGCCCGCCCGCCTGGCTGCCACTGAGAAGAAGACGGAGCAGCAGCGGCGGCGGGAGAAGGCCGCACGCAGGCTGGTGAGCACCTGGGCCGGTGGGGCCGGCCTCTGATTCCtcgccccttcctccctcccacccaagGACTGTCCTGGGTGCTGCAGCAGCCTGCCGGCCCAAGCCCAAGTGTGGCCCGTGGTTTGAGCTGTTTGGGATCCTCACAGCTGAGACCCATTTTCCAGCCTCCTCCAGGCAGGGCTCTGGGCGGGGGTGGGACAGGGGTCCCTGGCACTTGTGTTTGAGGAGCAGGGTGGGGGGAGGTTTCTGCACTGAACACCGGAGGAGACGGATGACGAAGGGGGTTTCAGCAAACAGCTGCTGGGAAGGCCGCTGATGTGACGGGGACGGGGTGGGGAAGGGCCTCCTGGGGAGGcaggtttgtgggggagggtTCCCTGTGTAGAGGGGAGGCCTCCGTGGGCGGGCAGCACTCACCTGGGCTCTGACCCTGCCCGACTCCACAGCGGGCACAGCAGGCGGTGTTGCGGGCCGCCCGGCTGCGGCACCAGGAGCTGTTCCGGCTGCGCGGGATCAAGGCTCAGGTGGCCCTGAGGCTGGCGGAGCTGGCGAGGCGGAGGAGGCAGCGGCAGGCAcggcgggaggctgaggctgacaaGCCCCGAAGGCTGGGGCGTCTCAAGTGAGAACCACGCCGGGGAAAACGGGAGAGGCTGGGGGGGGTCCTCTTCCTGCCTGTGTTCAGGAACTGCCCCGGCTGGGAGACCACCTCTTCCCTGAAAAAACCCCACGTTCTGAGGCCCCTTCTTCTCCAGGATGGGGCTTCGGACTGGGTGTCATGGACCCTCGAGGGTGGTATTTCTGAACCCCCGCCCCGTTCTGCAGGTACCAGGCACCCGACATTGACGTGCAGCTCAGCTCGGAGCTGACCGACTCGCTCAGGACCTTGAAGGTGTGAGCTCCGTACCACCATGGGCCCCCGTGCCCAGTGATGACACCATCCTTGCTCCCCGTGCCCCACTAGGGGCTGTGGGCGACACCATGGCTGCCCCCGGGCTGGGCCAGTGGGGCTGATGCCTGGGGGGCTGAGGGCACGGGGTACTGGGGTGGGATCCCAGGGTGAGGGCCAGGCTAGGGTTCCAGTCTGGGACCCTAAGAAGGCGTTTCCTCCCTGCTGGTCCCTGTTGCCATCCCCGTCAGCTTTAGGAGCAGAGGGCCCTTCCTGAAGCTCAGAACCAACCCTGTCCCTCCCCTGCTCAGAACCTGCTGTGGCTCCCCAGTTCCCCTGAGGAAGCCCAGCCACATGCCTGGCCTGGCCCGGCCATAGGGCTCTGGCCAGCTGTGCTCATGAGTGACTGCACCTTCTCCCTCTGACCTGGCTTTTGCCCCTGCTGTCCCCTTTTCTCTGTCCTCACCAGCCCCCTTCCCGTGACTCCTCCAAGCCCAGTTCAGACTTGGGACGTGGGTTAATGGCTGCCGTCCCACGCTGACCCTCAGCAGCTGAGGGCCAGGCTGAATCCCTGGCACCCACCAGGCTGCCCTGGGGAGACTGCCTGGGGCTGAGCCCTGCCTGGACCCCGAGGAGAGGTCTCAGGCCCTGCTGAGACCTCCGTCTCTGTTCCATAGCCCGAGGGCAACATCCTTCGAGACCGGTTCAAGAGCTTCCAGAGGAGAAATATGATCGAGCCTCGAGAGAGAGCCAAGTGAGGGGCGCTTGGGGCTGCTGTGGGGGGAGGGGCGCCTAGGGCTGCTGTGGGGGTGTCTCGAATTGGCCCCGGGCACTGATTGCTCCACTGTCcctctccaggttcaagcgaaagTACAAGGTGAAGCTGGTGGAGAAGCGGGCGTTCCGAGAGATCCAGTGAGTCCACCTAGCTTCAGCACAAGGGAGGGAGCCGTCTCCCGCCCCAAGGTGCCCACTGAGGCCCGGGCCCCTCCCAAAGTATGGCCAGTGTCCGTGTCACACCCCCTTGGCCATGCTCAGAAGAGGGCCTGAAACTAGAGCTGGGGGGCTGGAGGGTCCCTAAAGGATAATTGAAAGGCAGGGAGTGTCAGGTGGGTAGGGGGCATGGGGCACCCTCTCACCCGCCCTCAGCCCCTCTCCTCCGTCCCCAGGTTGTAGCTGCCAGCAGATGCCGGAGCCTCACCCTTCAATAAAATCCGTTCTAGCCGCTCAGCGGGCTTCTGGTGTGGCTTGTGTGCCTCCTGTGGGCAGCTGCTCCCAGGCGCAGACTGTGCATCCCCCCACCCCTGTGATGCACAAGCATTGGGTCCAGAACTCACCACCAGAGCCTGCTGAGGTTCCAGGTTGTGTCTGAAGGGGTCCTCAGCTGACTGGATTTTGCCCTCTCCAATGGCAGTAAGGTTGGCAGCCCTTCTGATCCAAGGCAGATCCTAAAATGCCAACAAGCAGAGGGTGCAGGGCTTGGAGCCTGACCAGAGGTGGGAGGTGAGGCAGAGGTTCCCCCACTGGATTCCAGCTTGGATAATAGCCCAGTTCTGCTGCAGGTGACATAGCTGCTCTGGACACAGTGACAGTAGGAGTGGCAGCAGCTGACCTCCGCTGAGCACCTGCTAACAGGTTTAAGCAGGTTCAAGTCTCAACAGCAGCCCAACTGAGGAGGGCTGtgctttttcctgttttaaaggTGAGGgaacaaggccgggcacagtggctcccgcctgtaatcccagcagtttggaggctcaggcgggcagatcgcttgagtccaacctgggcaacatagaccgtgtctctaccaaaaattagccgggtgtggtggtagacacctacggtcccagctactggggaggctgaggtgggaggatcactgagcccaggaggcagaggctgcagtgagccatgatcatgtcactgcactccagcctgggtgacagaggaagacttgtGTCAAAAACCCAAgtaacaggtgaggaaactgaggcacatgaAATGATGTCATTTTCCCCCATTCCAtgcctattttaaaaacatgttttaaaaatctctgttCTACAAGAAACGAACTTTTTCTCACTATAAATCATCGTCAGAACATGTGTGTCACTGGTGACCTTTGCCCTCCAGTTGCATCCACAGCCCTGTTGTGGAGGTGCCTGCCAGGCAGTGGCTGCAGGGTTCTGTGAGTGGTGATGCTCCATGTGTGATTCTATTAAATCACataatcaggctgggcatggcggctctcacctgtaatcccagcactttgggaggctcaggtgggcggatcacttgaggttgggagttcaagaccagcctgaccaacatgaagaaaccctgacaaaaaatacaaaagttgctggatgtggtggcacatgcctgtaatcccaggtgctggactgaggcaggagaatcgcttgaacttgggaggtggatgttgcagtgagccgagattgtgccactgcactccagcctgggcaacaagagtgaaactccgtctcgaaaaataaattacataattgattagctgggcatggtagtgtgcacctgtagtttcagctcctgaggaggctgaggcaggaaaatcgcctgagcctgggaggtggaggctgtcgtgagctgaggttgtgccgcTGTACTCTATCccggatgacaaagcaagaccctgtctcgaccCCTCACCTCCCGAAAAAACGAACATAAATTTCACGCATGTTCTTGTGAGGATAGAATTGGTTTTCTCTGTGTCTTAGGATCACACCATGCATGCTTCTGCAGCTTGCTGTCTGCATTTTGTGTCTGTACAGAGCTGTTTTGTGGCTGTGTGGATTCCCGTTAAATGGGCGTGCCTTGTGTTACTTAACCAGGCCTGTGAGGCTCCTCCTAATGAACCCGAAACAGTGTCTTTGTCCACGTGCCTTCTCACACGCATCTGTAGATAAGTGTCTGGAAATGAATCTCTGGTCTGAAGGGTACACATGTCTGTAACAGGTCATTTGATGGATTCAACCCAATTGCTCTCCACATGGGCGGTGCTGATGTTTACTCCCCGGGAGTGAAGGAGGAGCTGGCCTGTCTCTGTGTAACTTTTCTTCTGTGTGATCTCactgtttttatttgattatgCCTGGTTACCAGTGAGGTTGaatatctctcttttctttttgaggtaggattgcccaggccacagtgcagtgatgcagtcctggcttcttggctccctgcagccttgacctcctgggctcaagtgattctcccacttaagcctcccgagtagccagaactgcaggctcgtgccaccacgcccagctaatttttgtattttttagtagagacggggtttcaccatgttggcctggctggtctcgatctcttgacctcatgatctgcctgcctcagcttcccagagtgctgggattacaggcgtgagccaccgcgcctggctgagcAGGCAGTTTATAAAAGAAATGGATGGCCAGgcgcaggtggctcatgcctgtaatcctagcactttgggaggctgagggggacgGATCATCTATCAAGAGTTCggaaccaacctgaccaacatggagaaaccctgtctctactgaaaatacaaaatcagccgagtgtagtggtgcatgcctgtaatcccagctacctgggaggctgaggcaggagaaacacttaaacccaggaggcggaggttgtaatgagccaagatcataccactgtactccagcctgtgtgacaagagtgaaactctgtctcagaagaagaagaaaaaaaagccatctgCTAAGGAGGGTGGCCTCTGACCCAGTGACACTGCTCTGGGGTGACTGAAGGAACTGGAAATGGGCAGGAGACTGCCATCGGGGCATCTGTCCCATTCCTGGATACCTGAGGGTGAGGGTGGTCACAGTTACTCAAGGACAAACTCTGAGCCCTAGCGTCCTCAGGAAGTCCTTGGTATTTAATTGCCTGGGGGGATGCGTCCATTCCAGTGTGTGAAATGGGGAATCCACAGCAAAGGTGTTTGTGGGTCTCTGCACGGAAATGGCATTTCGCGTCTGAGTTTTATGTCAAAAGCCTTAAAACtactggctcactcctgtaatcccatcactttgggcggcctaggcaggaggattgcttgagaccatgAACtggagatcaacctgggcaacatagcgagactccatcgctataaaaaaaggttttaggccggtgcagtggctcacgcttgtaatcccagcacttcctgggaggctgaggaaggtggattgcttgagcccaggagtttgagaccagcctaggcaacatggcaaaaccccattggtttctacaaaagatagaaaaaagtaggtgggcatggtggtgcacacttgtagtcccagctactcaggaggctgaggtgggaggatcacatgagctccggaggttgaggttgcagtgaaccaaaacgGCCACTGCACTTCcccctgagtgacagaatgagaccctgtcttttaaaaaagaaaaaagttaatttaaagtCGTCTAGTCATGGTGTTGCACTCCTGTAGttcttgctactcaggaggctgaggctggaggatcccttgagcccaggaggtggaggctgcagtgcgaTATAATGATGCCACtgtcctctagcctgggtgacagagagactaaAACATGAAATACACaacttggcacggtggctcacacctgtaatcccagcactttggcagaccaaggcaggcagattacctgaggtaggaagtttgaggccagcctggtcaacatggtgaaaccccatctcttctaaaaatacaaaattagccaggtatggtggtgtgcatctgtaatcccagctacttgggaggctgaggcaggaaaattgcttgaacccgggaggtggaggttgtggtgagctgagatcatgccattggactccagcctgggcaacgagagcgaaactccgtctcaaaaaaataatataaactctAACAATTTGCAAGCTGAATTGCACCGATGTCTGCAGTTTCATTTGGAAAACGTAAAACGAGATGGATTAATGAGCAGATGCCCCATAAAACGAAAGTGCTGGAATGTGAAGGGGAGAATCTAGGCAGTGGGGTAGCGGGGTATGCACGGAAAAATTCTTTTGACTTTGAAAGTGTCCTAATAACGAGGGAAGTGGCACATTGGGATTTCGGGGCCACGCAGCGGCACAGGTTTCTATCACGGCCCTGCACCTGCTTTTGAGTCTATAACTTGGTGTTACTTTTTATAAAGTGGGTCCTCTGGATTATAGAAGCTTCGGgcatcagccaggcgcagtggctcatgcctctaatcccagcacttcgggaggctgaggcaggtggaccacctgaggtcgggagttcaagaccagcctgaccggtatggagaaaccccatctctattaaaaatacaaaatgaggctgggcgtggtggctcacgtctgtaatccaagcactttggaggccaaggtgggcggatcatctgaggtcaagagttcaagaccagcctgaccaacgtggtgaaactccgcctttaaaaaaaaaaaaaaaaaagccaggggtggtggtgtacgcctgtaatcccagctactcaggaggctgagacgagagaatcgcttgaatcccagaggcagagattgcagtgagccgagatcacaccattgcactccagcctgggcaacaagagtgaaactgtctcaaaaaaaaaaaaaaaaaagaaagaaagaaaaagatgtggaAACTTGCAGTTTATGCCAAAGACTCCTCACCAATGCTCTGACCCTTTGGCCCAGTGACTGCACGGTAGGGAACGTGGCCTATGGAAACAGCTGGAAGTTGGGGAAGAGCATTTTGCACGGGCTGGTTCTTGAAAGAGTTCTGCAGAATGGAAGGAAACATGGTCGTGGACACGAGGCAGGCCCTGGCCATGTGGGTGTGGCTTCTGTGGTCATTAACCGAGGGGTGGGAAGCACCTGCAGCCACTGGGAGGTGTTGGTGTTTGGATGCTTTGTGGGAAAAAGCAAACAGGATTTGCTGCCTTCCATGCTGGCATTCATCAGACAAGAACCCCTTGCCAGAAGTCTCTTGGGTGGGAGGATTTCAGAGgactcctcctcctcattcttttttcCAGCATTTccaatttgtgttttgttttgttttgagatggtgtctcaatctGTCCACACAAGGCTGGAAGTACCCCAGGAGGGTCGGCCAGGAGGCGGGGCATTGCCTGAGCTGCTCGGGGTGTTCAGGGCTGGGAGCAGCCTCATAGCACTGCTGTGGCCCTGCGCAATCACTATTGCCCACATTCCCTGAACCTGTGTGAACGTCAAATGCAgggtctcccaggttcaaggataaTCTGGATGTGGGAGACAGTGGCCGCCAGGAGGCGCTGTGAGCCCGCTCCAGGAATCAGACATGCTGGGAGGTCCGA encodes:
- the NOP53 gene encoding ribosome biogenesis protein NOP53, with the protein product MAVGGKGGSRKHSSKSDADSGFLGLRPTSVDPALRRRRRGPRNKKRGWRRLAQEPLGLEVDQFLEDVRLQERTSGGLLSEAPNEKLFFVDTGPKEKGLTKKRTKVQKKSLLLRKPLRVDLILENTSKVPAPKNVLAHQVPNAKKLRRKEQLWEKLAKQGELPREVRRAQARLLNPPAVKAKPSPQDTVERPFYDLWAPDNPLDRPLVGQDEFFLEQTKKKGVKRPPRLHTKPSRVPAVEVVPAGASYNPSFEDHQTLLSAAHEVELQRQKEAEKLERQLALPAAEQAATQESTFQELCEGLLEESDGEGEPGQGQGQGKEPEAGDADVCPTPARLAATEKKTEQQRRREKAARRLRAQQAVLRAARLRHQELFRLRGIKAQVALRLAELARRRRQRQARREAEADKPRRLGRLKYQAPDIDVQLSSELTDSLRTLKPEGNILRDRFKSFQRRNMIEPRERAKFKRKYKVKLVEKRAFREIQL